The Juglans regia cultivar Chandler chromosome 11, Walnut 2.0, whole genome shotgun sequence genome contains the following window.
AAAATTGCTTCAAGTGACTTCCCCTTGTGGGAAATGGATGGGAGCCAAACTTTTGATTTCATAtccctatttttttattttgtttatgttgtaTTTGTTGGTCATGGAATGATTGTTGAGAACTTTCATCTTATTAAATCTTGTATCATATAACCtcttagttttgaaaaatgataaattaccaACTAATTTATTACTCTTAAACTACAActgcataaaataatatttttttcaaatttgatttgctttttggttttgatttgatgtatctaaaatttgaaaaaattatattttataaaaaagtaatagataAATTGTAGATGAGTTGTTAGTGTATCACTActccttaaatatttttctatcataCAATTGCTTTcttacaaaaagaagaagatgatgatgataatgacgacgacgacgacgagaGCAGGCAGTACATGCAGAAAAGTACAATAATAATTAACTCGTAAATAACTGAGTATAGCTAATAAAATTATTACGGGTACAACTACAAAACGAGGTTTCTGCCCTTTCTCGGTgctttataatattaatataggaAGCTGATCGCTGaagatttgaataattatattataattgatcgatttatttatttttaagaaaaaatataattcagATCATTGTAATTGGATGAAGTGGTGCCTCCATTCTTCCAGGAAGCTGCCGTATCAAGTAGTACCCCAGCTTGGCTGGACTATGCACAGTGGCTTGCCTCATtaacaccttataaaaaaatcaataactcAACACGCAGATTTACATGTACTTGAAATTTTCAATTTCCTTACTTTATTGATTCCGTCGTACACCcgataaatatttttgtctaCTGAAGTTATTTACTAGACTTTTTAGGATATCCCATCATTTAGAGAATTTGTAATTATTGTGTGgtattttaatttgtgtttataaaaattttatatataattatttttaagtattttttgtacaatttattaatatgattgactgtatcatattttttaaatataaaataattattttaaccaattcatgtttaaaatatctaaaaaatatacaaaaataattgtatgtaaTAGAACTATAATCTaactaaaatattcaattccatCTGTCATGAGCCAGCTGTGGAATCGAAGAGGTCAATTATCAGCTTCGTTTAAAAATTAGTCAACATCCACCATGACCATTGGAATGGCATTCGCGTGATTTACAAAGAAAACGAGGGTATAGTGCCATTGTCCCAACTATAAAAACTGTTGAACACGAGAGAAGGAAAGCAATCTTGCTCTTATTTGCTAAACTCCACTCGTTCAGAGTGCTTTCTTCTAAACGCtagtaattattttgaaaggtGAAAAGCTTTTAGTCTAACATAATGGGCATAAGCCGCATAACCGAGGCATGCTCAAGATTGATTGGAGACGCGTTGCATGCATTTGGAAGCTCAAGAGCTAGCTCAGCGGCAGCTCATGAGGACGATCATGGTTGCAAGCCACAGAATGCGCGCAAGGTTGATGACACAATGGTCCGAGCTCTAATCACCGTGTTCGGAATGCAAAACAATGGAAGAATCAAGAAGGAAAATGCGCGGCGAGTGGTGGAGAAGCTTGGCTTGATATATAGTACTCCTCCTTCCGAGGAAGACAGATCTGGCTTTGAGCTACCTGGCGAAAGTGTTCTAGACGACGACGATGAAGTGCCCTTAGAGGAGGTGCTTGGCGGCTTCGAGGATGCGTCGAAGCGCAACGAGTTACTGCGTGAAGCCTTCAAGATTTTCGACGAGGATGGTGATGGATATATAGAGGCAGTGGAGTTGAAGAGGGTGCTGGagtgcttgggattggacgagGGGTTGGATATGGATCAGATCGAGAAGATGGTGAGAATTGTGGATTTGAACTTGGACGGGAAGGTTGATTTCAGTGAGTTCGAATTAATGATGAAGTGAAAATTAACGTCACTGATTATTTATCAAagaatgttattatttattgagtttgttatgCTAATTACTGTATATCCTTCTCTTCTTAAAGGAAAATGCATCGTCTTGAAAATTTGAGCTGGTTGGTTTAATCGAAAACATGAAATTGCAGAGTCGCCGCATTTGATCAATTTGCTTCATTACTTGTTTAGAAGAAACTTGAAAAATCTGGGATTGTTTAGAACAATAAATTGGCAACATTTGAAGTCCAAATAGCCATCAACCTTCAACATAAATATACATTGAACTCTGTCTTGCTATGCACTCGGATACGGATGCAAACCCCAATCATGAAGACTGGCCATCTTTTACCAAAATCAATCATGCTATCATGGCCAGGATCTTTACCATTTTATGCATTGTCAGAGTAGTAGAGAAATTTAAAACAGTACGTTTGCATCTTCAGTGATTACAGCATTACTACTCAAGATTCCAGTCTTAATGTTGTTACTATTATTAGCATTGGTGTCTCCTTGGACAATGGCAGAATTCTGCCCAGAAACTGTCATTCCAGCAAACGAGGCATCATTTCCATGGACAGTGATGGTTGGTGACACATTTGGAACCCGGCGCAGATTATAGGTATTAAGTGGTTGTGGTGTACCTAAATGACTTTGAAGAAGCTGATACAAACTGCAGTTTAAGGAGCCTCGAGCAACCATATCTTCAGCTAATTTTACCTAAAATCCACATGAAAGGTTATTTACCTTCGTTATTTGTATTGCTCTGTATCCAAACAAACTCTCCGAGTTTTACATTATAGAATCTGCTACAATACCTTAGCTCTCAAAGCTTCCACATCCGATTTCAAGACTCGATTATTTGTATCCGCAACATTATACTGTTGATTTGCATCTGTGAGCTGCTTGCATAAAGACACATTTTCTCCTCTCACTTGTTCAACCTGAAACAGAACCATGAGTTAAACCAAACATAGTTTTAAACTGCTAAAGGAGCATTCAACTACTCTGAATTTCTTTTCCTCAGTAGCCAATTTGGGGAATCAAGATTTCACCCTTTTCTAACCCTTTCAAGATTGACTAATCACACAGCGCAAACATCTCAAATCATAAGATACCTGCAACTCAAGTTCTTGCAGctgttcttgttttcttcttcttgatcgCCTAGCAGACTCCCGATTGGAAACCATCCTGTCCACCAATAACAATTCAATGTAGTTAGGGTCATAAATTACAACCCAGTATATATGTTACAATGCAGTTGATATACATGAACATACCTTCTTACACGTTTTAAATCGGTGGGGTCCGTGCTCTGCTCACATGGACCAGCTTCTAACtcaacatcttcatcatcagatTGCTCATGCGAGGAACCACTGGTACCTCTCCTTTCTTGAGTATCCCTACCTTCTGGTTTGTTGGCTGACATTGGACTGCTAACTGACAGATTTCCAAATCGTTCGAGtattaaaaagaagaacaaacagAAAGGAGATTCATTAAACTCTAGGATATCTTGAAGGATGCTTATGTATATGCACGTCTCCTCGATCATACCACATATTGATGATTGGGAATCCATGGTTGCTGAAATGCTGGATTTCTTGAAAGTGAGGAGGGGAGAACCGAGAAGGGTTTCTGTCAATCCACCGCAAcctgaaaataaacttattatgTCCTGTATTTACCAACAGGAACATGAGTTAGATCCTCCTATACTAGTACTAGATGGTGAATATGTGTACTTGTCAATGCCCCGATATGGTCATAATAATGGCtatgagatatatatacatcaatGAGCACTTGGACACACCAGTTTATTTATCCTATGTCCATCTCTATATACGTTCACACACATTGGCCATCAATTTCACTTAGGTAAGAgacatataaataaaagagtaattctacgtatAGTCGTGAAATGCTTAAATGTCGtttaatcgctttaaaaaagagtggggtctgttattaaaaaattaatttcttttcatgtgagtctcatatttattcacttttttcaaagcgattgtacGGCACTTGTACACTcacaactgcaagtatcatttctttaaataaaattatcatttatcttaaaagttTACGCTAGCAGAAAGTGATAGATTTTCTCCCAATGAAAGTTGACAGGAGATCCACTTTAGAAAATTCTAATCAATTTGAGAATCCTAACTACGACATAATGGGATTGGGAACTATCCCCTGACTACTGTTGACATGTCCCTTTGTCTAACTTCCTCTGTTCACTTTTGCAAGCACATAGGAGGAAGGATATTGGTCATGCGAGGTTGACTGTATCAGCAATTCAGCATCATATAACATGTGGAATTAAACGAGTCTTATTGAGACCAAGTCTCAAATACACAGCTCTCacaaaatcttttataaaaaagtgaatcacactatagaaaattatgaaaaacttaatttttttttattgagatctatatttttacaaaagccTTATACAAGACTGTTATATTTGGGATTTGTATATAGGATTAACtctatagatatatttttacactaagCTTTACCAATAAATTACATTAACTTAGCACTCCCAATATTATATCCCTAATATACCATTTTCACCTCCGCACGCTTTGGTAGAATTAAAGCGATGGGCCAAGTCGTCAAAATGGACTTCCCCTCTTGCCAATGGCTTTCAATTCATCCAACCgacataaattaatgaaaattatattaatagtgcCGTTGATCACATTTGGCAAAGCGGGTGTGAAATCTATTTCTTCTGCAAATTCAAATACCTAGAGATTGACGGTCtgaatatatcaaaaaattttaatgagttattttatttttaactcagTGTCTAGAATATATCAttcacattatttaaattataagatatgatttataatatttaaattttaaaattgatatttcaaatcaaattacaccgtataaataatttattaggtGTAATTTACGCATTggtttgagaatataatttctcattttaaatatattatgagaCTATTATGTTTAACACTCTCACACTCTAAATCCTATAACCCAAAGGTAGAAGACTCAAGTCTTATTTGGGTAATGATATATTCTTAAAGCTtatcataatttcttttccaaacaccacttaaatataaaatacttttcaattttaaatttttaactttagcATCTAaccattattcaaatacaaaattcaatacaaattttataaacttccaaacaaacaaaaaaaatatacaaatttttcaaattttaaaataaaaattataataaaaaattataattttttatttaattttttttcttcttttttaaaacttattaaatatcttatttcaaattattttattattatttataaattattttattactatttacttaattgtaaaatattttgaggtCCAAATGATGCTTCAATCTGGTCGCAAATCTCCTTTGTATAGAGGGTGTGGGACCTTGTCTGTGGGATGGTTACCCTACATATtgttacttatataaaaaaaaaaatggttaccCTACATATTATAGGgatgcttaattaattattggtttttatttattttacaaattgaaatCGGCATGCGCCCGTCTTCCCTATGcagttaagaaatatttatagtGGTAAGTGTGTAAGTATCgcatagttattttaaaaataaataaataaatataaaatttatataaaaaaaattaattttttaataattaattttattttatttttaaataattattcgatatttatatattttacgattatacataatattactGATGCCTAAACGGTTACACCTCAGTCGACCGACGTAACACAGAAACGGTgatatagagaaagagagaaggacgACTGACCCGGCTTTTGAGAGCGTAGTTGGCAAGATCACCGGAGAGCACATCGGTGAGATAGCCATCGACTTCATCGGCGAAACCAGTTCTGTCTCGCTCATGACTCTGAAACTCTCCGTTTATCTGATACTTGTCATCGTTATCACGGGTTCCGGTATCGATCAACTCGGGACCGTTTATCGTCCTCCTTATGAACTCCTCGAGAGCCAACTCCGATGCGCTGCGCTTCATGTCACCGCTATTGAAAATCGACGCGATTTGAGACGGAGTCCCAGAGCACAACGATAACCCGAGTTCTACAAGTTGAAACGGTTCCACTACCGGGGActgggagggggagggggagggggagggggagcgAATTATGGCATGGGTGCAGAAATAAATAGAAGCGGAACATGGAGAAGCGAAAGTTGCGAAAGCGAAATACGACACAGTGTgatcgagagagagaaaaactatACTACTTAGGACCGCACGTGAAATTAAGATGTGACGTTTTACGAAAATTCATTGTCGTGTGATACAGCATTCAGGTTACCTCCAATAGCATCTTCATTAGTTTAGTTTGGTCAGttgtatctttaaaatttaattaatatcatatttttttatatttttatattttatttaaattcaattctcatattaaattagtcatttactttttatataataataaaatattattaaattaataatttatttatatcacattttataattctaccaattcaatattaataataattatattctaattaaaataatattaaaaaaatcatattttcaaagatcatttaatgttaataaCTAAAAACtgagattaaacttatctaaaattttatctaaattttttattcactaaCCAAACATCTAGCAACATATCCATTtcaatgtcaataaaaaaatctacaccTACAAAGCACCTACAAGTGGTTTGAATGAGAAATTAgcattttaatatttgataaataaattgtggttttttatttttagtcaaCCACCGTAACAGAAGtccaaattattttagagatgcaCAATCCAATGTAAGGTCTTTTTGGTacagattatttaaattttagcaaTCCTTCAACTTTGaccaagccaatgaggatgctctaagaGTATTGCTACATCTCTCGGGATGTAGCCTGAGAACCCACCGAAAAggtaaaagtaatttttttatttttcttttcttttctttttttatgtatttttttaaacatcataaacatttttttaaaaaaataaaaattcacaataccgataaaaaaaatttcttaattactaaataaataaataaaatcccatTCGGAACATAAATTTGGGTCCCAAAACATTTATGCACCTGTAAATTTAGCTAAACAAATAcgctttctaaaatttctttttaaattttccctatctttaaaaaaattcctaCATTCTATttcctattatttctttattctattaaaataatatttttttattatatttttctctcatttccatttacaaacttaactactcaatattttatattttttcttatgttttgaactattactttctaaaaaatattttaaacaaaattttttttttttttttgcaggtacgataatatttttaaaattactgtttttacattttcgtaattatttaaattaattttaaaattattacttaaagCAATAACAAATGTgaatatgagaaataatttagatgattggaagaataatttgttttatttgttagaataaaatatttataaaaaatgatttaggaaTGAATAGTGGCTCTATATATTTAGGGAGCCATTGCTCAGAGCATTCCCATATAGTTccctaaattttttcctaaattttaactaaaaatgaCACTccttataattttatcctaaattttactcatcataaaaaaaaccttctacatctcattttctatcatttctctattctattaaaataatattattctattatttctttattactttattacttttttctctcacttccatatTTTCATTCTTAACCATGAACTCTTTTgtcttattttcttattttcaaatgtcacattctaataattttataaacacttatacgatttttttttccggatataatatttttcaatccaacatcggtgttaaaaataataatttttttaatatgtacaTTTCCTAACgcgatgatattttttaatatgattttgttcgCATATGCCtgagtaatatttatttaaaccatttccaatactaataaaaagaaaattaatcgacgaagccaaaaaaaaaacccatcttTCTAATTCCACTTGAAAGATTTAAATTAGTAGAATTAGATTCATTCAATCAATTTAGTACAAAGGCTATGTATATGTTAACATGGGTGGAAAAAGAATAGATCTTATATATGGAGATCAGAACAATATGCataataatactataaaatGCTTATGGAGATTTACTCAAAAAGACCAAACTCAGCACAACATTATGCAAGCACAGCTTGAAACAGCATGAAAAgctctatatattatctatgcccaaataacaaataatttttcgaAATTGCTCACAGCAGCTGATATCTaaaacaattttctcaaacatcACCTAGAAGAAAAATGTCTCAAACCACCaaattaaatatgagattcttCAAGCCAACATAGAAACAACAAAACagtgaataataaaatgttcaaaaatcCATTAATTTCTCGAAATTGTTCACAACAGCTCAAGAACAAACAAGAAGTCCAAACTCAGCACACAGGTCCATACCAAAACAACTAAGTGTTTTTTCGAAATTGCTCACAACAGCTTaagaataaacaattttctcaaacatcacctataagaaaaatatctcAGACCACCAAATAAAATATGGGATTCCTCAAGCTAACATAGAAACCTTACATCAGTGAATaataaaatgcccaaacaaCAAATGATTCTTCGAAATGCCAACCACTcagattgaaaaagaaaagcagatTGAGATGCACAGGTCCAAGAAGTCAAAAAGGTGACACAGAGCACGAGCCATGGCAGATTTTGAGGACAAATCCAATCGAAATGTCAAACCCTAGAGCACTGTCGTAAGGACACGGGATCACAAACATATTTCAGTGGCCAAAGTTAGACccaaagataaagaaaaactaTACATAACATTATGCATCAAATTCAGCCATGGAGATGGAATATCATGTGTAAAATCGTGCGCCAGAGAAGACATAGTCCAGCTATGGGAGGAGGACTTTAGTGAGTAAAACCATGTGAGATATGAGTACAACTACATATATTTGGGCCGATGAAGAGAAACCACCGTCAATGGTGGCAAACGGTGCGACATAGGGCAACGTCGAAGAGG
Protein-coding sequences here:
- the LOC109009443 gene encoding probable calcium-binding protein CML43, with the protein product MGISRITEACSRLIGDALHAFGSSRASSAAAHEDDHGCKPQNARKVDDTMVRALITVFGMQNNGRIKKENARRVVEKLGLIYSTPPSEEDRSGFELPGESVLDDDDEVPLEEVLGGFEDASKRNELLREAFKIFDEDGDGYIEAVELKRVLECLGLDEGLDMDQIEKMVRIVDLNLDGKVDFSEFELMMK
- the LOC109009422 gene encoding bZIP transcription factor RISBZ3 — translated: MDMLLDVCIVFLSLDHTVSYFAFATFASPCSASIYFCTHAIIRSPSPSPSPSQSPVVEPFQLVELGLSLCSGTPSQIASIFNSGDMKRSASELALEEFIRRTINGPELIDTGTRDNDDKYQINGEFQSHERDRTGFADEVDGYLTDVLSGDLANYALKSRDIISLFSGCGGLTETLLGSPLLTFKKSSISATMDSQSSICVSSPMSANKPEGRDTQERRGTSGSSHEQSDDEDVELEAGPCEQSTDPTDLKRVRRMVSNRESARRSRRRKQEQLQELELQVEQVRGENVSLCKQLTDANQQYNVADTNNRVLKSDVEALRAKVKLAEDMVARGSLNCSLYQLLQSHLGTPQPLNTYNLRRVPNVSPTITVHGNDASFAGMTVSGQNSAIVQGDTNANNSNNIKTGILSSNAVITEDANVLF